The Pseudomonadota bacterium sequence GGAATCTGTCCAGTTGGACGCGGTTCTTTCCTGTCAGGTCAAGAAACTGGAGGCCCAGGGCCATGGCGTCATCGTCCTGCGCCAGGCTTCGCACCGCGCTTTGCAGAAAAAGCTCGCCATCCACTCCAGGCAAGGAAAGAAACAGTGAAACCTCGGCTCTGATTTTGATGGGATCCTTTGACCATTCAAGTTCCTGCAAGCTGATGGTCAGCCGGCAACCGCCTTTACTGATGTCGTTCACCATGGCCTTGAACCGCATTTGCCGGTTCTGGTGTCGGGTGACAACCTCCAGGCGCGCCGGCAGGCTACATTCAAATCTTTTGTGAATTCTCAGATTGAAATCTTCAATCGTTGTGGGGAATCTGACAAAGACGACATTGAAGGTATCAAACAGGGGTAAAATCACCTGCGTTTTGAAGCCAAAGGCGCAGCCCTGATACACGTAGCGGATAATCAATTCCTGGCCTTGCCGGAAAAATTTTTCCGGGTTTTTAAGCCAGGGAATCTTGATCAGCAGATAATTCCCTTCTTCCTTGCCCACCAGATAACTTTTTAAACGACCGGGATAGCCTTCAATCTGAAGTTGCAGCGCCGTGTTAAAGTCCATTCCGAAACCTCGGTTTTTGAAAATAGGGGAATAGAAAACCGGCCGGGCCACCCTCAAGATTCGTGAGCTGATTTCCCAGCTCGTCAAAAATCTTGGAAAATGACGGCAAAAACCAGGTTTCGCCGTCATTTTCCCATCGTGTCATCCTTTAAGACAGCGTAACCTGCTTCTTGTCACAAACCGTGGCGTAAATCAATACCTAATTTGTGGATTTAGATTTACAGATCTCCTATTCATTTTCAAGCAACATGCTCATACCCATTCCTCCCCCGACGCAGAGGCTGGCCAGACCCAGGGTCAGATTTCGGCGCTTCATTTCCTGTAAAAGAGAAATCACGATGCGGGCGCCGGTACAGCCGACCGGGTGCCCCAGGCCGATGCCGGAGCCGTTGACATTGGTAATCTCGCGGTTTAAACCTAGTCCCTGCTCGCAGGCCAGGTACTGGGCGGCGAAGGCTTCGTTAAGTTCGATAAGTTCGATATCGGAAAGCCGGCAGCCGGTTTTCTGCAATAGCTTCCGGGTCGCCGGTACCGGGCCCCAGCCCATAATTTTCGGGTCGCAACCCGCAACCGCAAAGGAGTGAATCCGGGCCAGAACCGGCAGTTTCAGGGCGACTGCCTTTTCCCGGCTGGCAAGCAGGCAAACGGCGGCTCCATCATTGAGGCCGGAGGCGTTACCGGCGGTCACGGTGCCGTCCCGGGCGAAAACCGGCCTGAGCTTTTCGAGCTCGGTCATGGTCAAACCCCGGCGTGAATGTTCATCCTCGGCAAAAATCAGAGGCGTGTTTTTTTTTCGGGGAATGGTCAGGGGAATGATTTCGGCCTTGAAATTTCCTCGATCAATCGCGTTTTCAGCGTTATGGTGGCTGCGCAGGGCGATGATATCCTGTTCACGGCGGGAAATATTATATTGGCGGGCCAGATTTTCGGCCGTCTGCCCCATGATAAAGCCCGGAGGTTCGAGCAGGGTGGAGCCGGAATGGAGCAACTCCCACATCGAGTCCATCATCTGGCCATGTTGCAGACGGGCGCCCCAACGGGCGGCGGGCAGGCAGTAAAAGGCGTTTGACATCGATTCCATGCCTCCGGCCAGAATTAATTCGGCATCCCCCAGACGAATTTTGTTGGCGGCCTGAGCCAGGGCTTCCATGGCACTGGAACATTGCCGCTGAATCGTGACTGCGGGCACGGCGGCCGGAATGCCGGCCGCCAGAGCCGCGGTGCGTGCCGTGTTGGCTTCGTCCGGACACTGCACACAGTCTCCCATGATCACATCATCAAGTTCACCCGGATCGATCTCCGGGACCCGGTCCAAAACGCCTCTGATTACCTGCGCCCCAAGCTGATGCGCCCGCAGAGATTTCAACGATCCACCGAAATCCCCGATGGCGCTGCGTCCCAGGGCGACGATCACTGCATCCCGATTACGTTTCATAATCAATTCTCCGGTTTTAGTGCCTTACAGGTTATTATCTTGTTTTTTTTCAATATTATTCCAACCGCAAAAACAAGAAAATGTTCTGATAAGAGCACTTATTTGCGGGCTGTGAAGACCTCTTTGGGTTGCGGGACTCGCTCCCGCATTAGTTTTGTTCGGCAAACATGCCGGCTGCGGCCAGATGCTTGACTACCGCTTGGGCAAAGCCCTGGATCAGTTTTTTGGTCGGCCGATCGATCGAGGTTTCGGAGGTCAGCGAAATTGTCAGAGCACCATCCTGGGCCCGGTAGAGGTTGGATTCCAGGGCGTAGACCGCGGTGGTCGAGGTTTGTGAGCCTGGGGGACAATGCGACAGCGAATATCTTCGGTTTTCCCGGTAGTCACTGTCCCA is a genomic window containing:
- a CDS encoding flagellar brake protein; translated protein: MTAKPGFCRHFPRFLTSWEISSRILRVARPVFYSPIFKNRGFGMDFNTALQLQIEGYPGRLKSYLVGKEEGNYLLIKIPWLKNPEKFFRQGQELIIRYVYQGCAFGFKTQVILPLFDTFNVVFVRFPTTIEDFNLRIHKRFECSLPARLEVVTRHQNRQMRFKAMVNDISKGGCRLTISLQELEWSKDPIKIRAEVSLFLSLPGVDGELFLQSAVRSLAQDDDAMALGLQFLDLTGKNRVQLDRFLALNQS
- a CDS encoding acetyl-CoA C-acyltransferase — its product is MKRNRDAVIVALGRSAIGDFGGSLKSLRAHQLGAQVIRGVLDRVPEIDPGELDDVIMGDCVQCPDEANTARTAALAAGIPAAVPAVTIQRQCSSAMEALAQAANKIRLGDAELILAGGMESMSNAFYCLPAARWGARLQHGQMMDSMWELLHSGSTLLEPPGFIMGQTAENLARQYNISRREQDIIALRSHHNAENAIDRGNFKAEIIPLTIPRKKNTPLIFAEDEHSRRGLTMTELEKLRPVFARDGTVTAGNASGLNDGAAVCLLASREKAVALKLPVLARIHSFAVAGCDPKIMGWGPVPATRKLLQKTGCRLSDIELIELNEAFAAQYLACEQGLGLNREITNVNGSGIGLGHPVGCTGARIVISLLQEMKRRNLTLGLASLCVGGGMGMSMLLENE